One window of Microcoleus vaginatus PCC 9802 genomic DNA carries:
- a CDS encoding GAF domain-containing protein yields MDLTNRISGYHLVEQLYCGSRTLVYRAIREIDRLPVVIKLLNRDYPSFSELLQFRNQYTIAKNLRLPGVVEPYNLESYRHSYALVMEDFGGISLRDYAQEASLNLTEILAIALQITDILQGLYRHRVIHKDIKPANVLIHPDTKQIKLIDFSIASLLPRETQEIQNPNVLEGTLAYISPEQTGRMNRGIDYRTDFYSLGVTFYELLTGKLPFECDDPMELVHCHIAKQPPSINSKEIPQVVSDIVMKLMAKNAEKRYQSALGLKHDLEKCLQQCQETGKIETFELGTRDICDRFIIPEKLYGREREIQQLLAAFERVAQGNSEMVLVAGFSGIGKTVVVNEVHKPIVRQHGYFSKGKFDQFNRNIPFSAFVQAFRDLMTQLLSESDLQLKAWQTKILAALGDNGQVIIEVIPELERIIGQQPLAPELSGMGAQNRFNLLFQKFISVFTRKEHPLVMFLDDLQWADSASLKLMQLLVGESQSSHLLLIGAYRDNEVSAAHPLMLTLDEVTKIGAIVNTITLAPLARTSLNQLVADTLTCSPKLAEPLTELVERKTKGNPFFATQFLKALHQDDLITFDLKAGYWQCDISKITEAALTDDIVEFMAQQLQKLPVENQSILKLAACIGNQFDLKTLAIVLEISETETATALWKTLQEGLVLPQSEVYKFYVGEEENIDRATSQTVYYRFLHDRVQQAAYSLIPDQQKQITHYHIGQLLLQQISPEATEERIFELVNQLNYGTALIAQQTERDELAQLNLTACRKARSATAYQAAREYATVGLKLLATDCWQNQYELTLALSESAAETDYLNGEFETMEELIDEVLRETRSLLDQINVYEVKIQAYTVQKQFIEAVQTAFAILKLLEISFPESPKDADIQREFALTKSHWSDREIKELIHLPEMKKPEKKAALRILNSIVSPAYIALPQFLPLIACEQVKLLIKNGNEPNAAFAYGVYAVMLCVIVEDIESGYQFGQLASSLLCKFNAKEITAKVVLCTDGDIKHWKEPARETIKPLLSAYKIGLETGDIIFATYCAFYSFCNSYFAGTNLTELEQEVASYSQAFRELKQDTVFSWNELHRQGILNLIKPSINPGCLVGEAYNEEQYLPVHYSVNDRLALHIIHSHKLILNYLFEKVDEAVENAATAEKYLDGVGAMFVIPGFYLYDSLARLRWLNNRDTANIETQLAKVAANQKKMQTWASHGPMNHLHKFNLVEAEKCRILGKKAEALEFYDRAIAGAKENGYIQEEAIANELAAKFYLDWCKEKVAGSYMQEAYYCYARWGAKAKIEDLEQRYPQLLQPILNQPKLRFNPLETLATISHSSHTSTNSSTSISDALDFASIVQAAQALSSKIQLDELFSSLNQIILKTSGAETCALLLPHQDEWQIRAITHINPDNELPTTLLQTQPIDGSAVIPLKLVYYVKHTLETVVIEGGKTDIPGLMNDCTLQYHSQSMLCTPILDRGNLVAILYLEHRSTKGVFTRDRLLILNFLCTQAAISLENARLYQQAQDYAHQVEQSQLQLVQSEKMSALGNLVAGVAHEINNPVGFISGNIYEAIAAVKDITEYLQLYKEKFPSPGEEIEEKAEESDIEYLLEDLPKMLKSMQMGCDRIQGISTSLRTFSRADKDYKVPFNIHDGINSTILILKHRLKANEQRPAIEVVKEYGNLPSVDCFPGQLNQVFMNILANAIDALEESNRERSLEKIKAPANCITIRTERPSKEWVTIRIYDNGLGISDEIKGQIFDHLFTTKGVGKGTGLGLAIARQIVVDKHGGTIEVNSVLGEGTEFTISLPRNG; encoded by the coding sequence GTGGATTTGACGAACCGAATTTCGGGATATCATCTGGTTGAGCAACTATACTGCGGTTCGAGAACCCTAGTTTATCGAGCTATCCGAGAGATCGATCGGCTTCCGGTTGTCATTAAACTATTAAATCGAGACTATCCCAGCTTCAGCGAACTGCTGCAATTCCGCAACCAGTATACTATCGCCAAAAACCTACGTCTGCCTGGAGTCGTTGAACCCTACAATTTGGAATCCTATCGCCACAGCTATGCCCTAGTAATGGAGGATTTTGGCGGTATTTCTCTGCGAGACTACGCCCAAGAAGCCTCGCTGAATCTAACAGAAATCTTGGCAATTGCCCTTCAAATAACTGACATTCTCCAGGGACTTTATCGGCATCGAGTCATCCACAAAGATATTAAGCCAGCTAACGTCCTAATACATCCCGACACTAAACAAATTAAACTCATAGACTTTAGCATCGCCTCCCTACTGCCGAGAGAAACTCAAGAAATTCAAAATCCCAACGTTTTAGAAGGAACCCTCGCCTATATTTCTCCCGAACAAACTGGACGAATGAACCGAGGCATCGACTACCGCACCGACTTTTATTCTCTGGGAGTAACCTTTTACGAACTGCTGACAGGAAAACTGCCATTTGAATGTGACGACCCGATGGAGTTGGTTCACTGCCATATTGCCAAACAACCTCCTTCAATAAACAGCAAAGAAATCCCGCAGGTGGTTTCGGATATTGTCATGAAGCTGATGGCAAAAAATGCCGAAAAACGCTATCAAAGTGCATTAGGATTGAAGCACGATTTAGAAAAGTGTTTGCAGCAGTGCCAAGAAACTGGAAAAATTGAAACTTTTGAGTTAGGAACGCGGGATATATGCGATCGCTTCATCATTCCCGAAAAGCTTTATGGACGAGAACGAGAAATACAGCAACTTTTAGCAGCCTTTGAACGAGTAGCACAAGGGAACAGCGAAATGGTGCTAGTTGCAGGCTTTTCCGGCATCGGAAAAACTGTTGTAGTCAATGAAGTTCACAAACCCATTGTCCGACAGCATGGCTATTTTAGTAAAGGTAAATTTGACCAGTTCAATCGCAATATTCCCTTTTCGGCATTTGTGCAAGCCTTTCGCGATTTAATGACACAATTGCTCAGTGAAAGCGATCTCCAACTTAAAGCATGGCAAACCAAAATTTTAGCAGCACTCGGTGACAACGGACAAGTCATTATTGAAGTAATTCCCGAACTAGAACGCATTATCGGACAACAACCCCTAGCGCCAGAATTATCGGGAATGGGGGCTCAAAATCGGTTTAATTTGCTATTTCAAAAATTTATCTCGGTCTTTACTAGAAAAGAGCATCCCTTAGTGATGTTTTTGGATGATTTACAGTGGGCAGATTCAGCATCTTTAAAGTTGATGCAGTTGCTCGTAGGTGAGTCGCAGTCCAGTCACTTGTTACTAATTGGAGCCTATCGAGACAATGAAGTTTCCGCTGCCCATCCCTTGATGTTGACCCTTGATGAAGTAACTAAAATAGGGGCAATTGTCAATACCATCACACTGGCACCGCTAGCTCGAACCAGTTTGAATCAATTGGTAGCAGATACGCTAACCTGTTCTCCGAAATTGGCAGAACCGTTGACGGAATTAGTCGAGCGTAAGACCAAAGGAAACCCATTTTTTGCGACGCAGTTTCTCAAGGCATTGCATCAAGATGACTTGATTACTTTCGACCTCAAAGCTGGATATTGGCAGTGCGATATTAGCAAAATTACAGAAGCTGCACTAACGGATGATATCGTTGAATTCATGGCGCAGCAGTTACAAAAATTGCCCGTTGAAAATCAGTCAATTTTAAAATTAGCTGCTTGCATTGGCAATCAGTTCGATCTGAAAACATTAGCAATTGTTTTGGAAATTTCGGAGACTGAAACGGCAACGGCATTGTGGAAAACTTTACAGGAAGGTTTGGTTTTACCTCAGAGTGAGGTTTATAAATTTTATGTAGGGGAAGAAGAAAATATTGATCGAGCTACTTCTCAAACTGTTTACTATCGCTTCTTGCACGATCGCGTCCAACAAGCTGCCTATTCTCTCATTCCCGATCAGCAAAAACAAATCACCCACTACCATATCGGACAACTACTGCTACAACAAATTTCCCCCGAAGCCACAGAAGAACGCATTTTTGAATTGGTCAATCAATTAAACTATGGAACGGCTTTAATTGCACAACAAACCGAACGCGACGAACTCGCGCAACTCAACCTCACGGCTTGCCGCAAAGCCAGATCGGCAACCGCCTATCAAGCAGCCCGCGAATATGCCACGGTGGGGCTGAAACTGCTGGCAACTGACTGTTGGCAGAATCAATACGAACTTACTTTAGCTTTGTCCGAGTCGGCGGCAGAGACAGACTATCTCAACGGCGAGTTTGAGACAATGGAAGAATTAATTGATGAGGTATTGCGAGAGACGCGATCGCTATTAGACCAAATCAATGTTTACGAAGTCAAAATACAAGCTTATACAGTACAAAAGCAATTTATAGAAGCGGTGCAAACTGCCTTTGCTATTTTAAAATTATTGGAAATAAGCTTTCCCGAATCGCCAAAAGATGCAGATATTCAACGGGAATTTGCGTTAACTAAATCTCACTGGAGCGATCGGGAAATTAAAGAATTAATCCATTTGCCAGAAATGAAAAAGCCGGAAAAAAAAGCAGCTTTACGCATTCTCAACAGCATTGTTTCGCCAGCCTATATCGCTCTCCCTCAATTTTTACCCCTAATTGCCTGCGAGCAAGTGAAACTATTAATTAAAAATGGCAACGAGCCGAATGCTGCTTTTGCTTATGGGGTTTACGCCGTAATGCTTTGTGTGATAGTTGAAGACATTGAATCAGGTTATCAATTTGGTCAACTGGCTTCCAGCCTCTTGTGTAAATTCAATGCCAAAGAAATTACAGCCAAGGTAGTTCTCTGTACAGACGGAGATATTAAACATTGGAAAGAACCCGCCAGAGAAACTATCAAACCTTTACTCTCAGCCTATAAAATAGGTTTAGAAACGGGAGATATAATTTTTGCGACATATTGTGCTTTTTACAGTTTTTGTAATTCGTATTTCGCTGGCACAAACTTGACAGAACTAGAACAGGAAGTAGCAAGTTACAGTCAGGCATTTCGGGAACTAAAACAGGACACGGTTTTTTCGTGGAACGAACTTCATAGGCAGGGAATTTTAAACTTAATTAAACCCAGTATCAATCCAGGTTGCTTGGTGGGGGAAGCTTACAACGAGGAACAATATCTACCGGTTCATTACTCTGTCAACGATCGCCTCGCTCTCCATATCATACATAGCCACAAACTCATTTTAAATTATTTGTTTGAAAAAGTAGATGAGGCCGTGGAAAATGCCGCCACCGCCGAAAAATATTTGGATGGAGTAGGGGCGATGTTTGTGATTCCCGGATTTTATTTATACGATTCCTTAGCTCGATTGCGATGGTTAAATAATCGGGATACTGCCAACATAGAAACGCAACTAGCAAAAGTCGCAGCCAATCAGAAAAAAATGCAAACATGGGCTAGTCATGGACCAATGAACCATTTGCACAAATTTAATTTGGTAGAGGCGGAAAAATGTCGAATTTTAGGAAAAAAAGCCGAAGCGCTCGAATTCTACGATCGCGCGATCGCAGGAGCCAAGGAAAACGGTTATATCCAAGAAGAAGCGATCGCCAACGAATTAGCTGCCAAATTCTACCTTGACTGGTGCAAAGAAAAAGTTGCCGGCAGCTATATGCAGGAAGCGTATTACTGTTATGCCCGTTGGGGAGCTAAAGCCAAAATAGAAGACTTAGAACAACGCTATCCCCAATTACTTCAGCCTATCCTGAATCAGCCCAAACTTCGCTTTAATCCTCTAGAGACGCTGGCAACGATTAGCCACTCTTCGCACACTTCCACCAATAGCAGCACCAGTATTTCCGATGCCCTTGATTTCGCATCTATTGTGCAAGCTGCTCAAGCTTTATCCAGTAAAATTCAGCTTGATGAATTGTTCAGTAGCCTCAACCAAATTATTTTGAAAACTTCTGGGGCAGAAACTTGTGCTTTGCTACTCCCCCATCAGGATGAATGGCAAATCCGAGCAATAACTCACATCAATCCAGATAACGAGTTACCCACAACCTTACTGCAAACCCAACCTATAGATGGCTCGGCGGTGATTCCGCTCAAGCTGGTTTATTATGTCAAACATACCCTGGAAACTGTGGTTATTGAAGGTGGCAAGACCGATATCCCGGGTTTAATGAATGACTGTACGCTCCAGTATCACTCTCAGAGTATGCTATGTACTCCGATTCTCGATCGCGGGAACTTAGTTGCGATACTTTATCTGGAACATCGATCGACGAAAGGAGTGTTTACTCGCGATCGTCTCCTCATCCTCAACTTCCTCTGCACTCAGGCTGCCATTTCCCTAGAAAATGCGCGATTGTATCAGCAAGCCCAGGACTACGCTCACCAGGTGGAACAATCTCAACTGCAATTAGTACAGAGCGAAAAAATGTCGGCGTTGGGGAATTTAGTGGCCGGGGTTGCCCATGAAATTAATAATCCAGTTGGATTTATTTCTGGCAATATTTATGAAGCGATCGCCGCCGTCAAAGATATTACAGAATACTTGCAACTCTATAAAGAAAAATTTCCCAGTCCGGGTGAGGAGATTGAAGAAAAAGCTGAAGAGAGCGATATCGAATATCTCTTAGAAGATTTACCCAAAATGTTGAAGTCCATGCAAATGGGGTGCGATCGCATTCAAGGTATCAGCACCAGTCTTCGTACCTTCTCCCGAGCCGACAAAGATTACAAAGTTCCTTTCAATATTCATGACGGAATTAACAGTACGATTTTGATTCTCAAACACAGATTGAAAGCGAACGAACAGCGTCCAGCGATTGAAGTTGTGAAAGAGTACGGGAACTTGCCCTCAGTCGATTGCTTCCCCGGACAATTAAATCAGGTGTTTATGAATATATTGGCCAATGCCATTGATGCACTGGAAGAATCAAATCGGGAACGGAGTTTAGAGAAGATTAAAGCCCCAGCCAATTGCATCACGATTCGCACCGAAAGACCGTCTAAGGAGTGGGTGACGATTCGGATTTATGACAACGGGCTAGGGATATCAGATGAGATAAAAGGTCAGATTTTTGACCACTTATTTACAACTAAAGGTGTGGGTAAAGGCACGGGGTTGGGATTGGCGATCGCACGGCAGATTGTAGTTGATAAACACGGCGGTACAATCGAGGTAAATTCTGTATTAGGAGAAGGGACGGAGTTTACGATCTCATTGCCTAGAAACGGATGA
- a CDS encoding GAF domain-containing protein, translated as MNPGRDLTSPIAGYRLIEQLYSGSKTIVYRAIREMDRLPVVIKLLNRDYPSFSELLQFRNQYTIAKNLRLPGVVEPYSLESYRNSYALVMEDFGGISLRQYAQDGFRRRLGEAPRRTLAEILEIAIQITDILDGLYRNRVIHKDIKPANVLIHPETTQVKLIDFSIASLLPRETQEIQNPNVLEGTLAYISPEQTGRMNRGIDYRSDFYSLGATFYELLTGQLPFECDDPMELIHCHIAKQPPLINSKKIPQVVSDMVMKLMAKNAEQRYQSAWGLKHDLERCLQQYQETGKIETFELGTRDVCDRFLIPDKLYGRATEVETLIHAFERVSEGATEMMLVAGFSGIGKTAVINEVHKPIVRERGYFIKGKYDQFQRNIPFSAFVQAFRDLMGQLLSESDWQLETWKSQILTALGDNGQVLIDVIPELENIIGKQPPPLELSGTAAQNRFNLLLAKFLQVFTSKEHPLVMFLDDLQWADSASLNLLKLLMQDAGYLLILGAYRDNEVSPVHPFILTVDEIVKTGATVNIITLPPLREPDMNQLVADTLNCKSSLAQPLTKLVYQKTQGNPFFATQFLKALHDDKLVSFDCEIQYWQCDIAQVKALAITDDVVEFMALQLQKLPIETQDSLKLAACIGAQFDLNTLVIVSEKSPDSTATALWKALQEGLVIPTTEMYKFFTQSDSEEVFNASANPTYRFLHDRVQQAAYSLIPDEQKQQTHYHIGQLLQQNLSEIEKEEKLFDIVGHLNLGIEFMTQAEEREALARLNLAAGKKARNSTAYAGARSFVNTGLELLTENCWQTQYELTLNLYVAATEAAYLNADFNGMEEMAAQVLRSAKTILDKVKIFEIQINALTTQNQILEAIAIGTNTLAQLGIELPSETDETLTGIALQNLANQLEGKEIEELVNLPAMSDPRTIAAMQLLGILFPAIFVGNPALQPLLCATMVSLSLQFGNAPGSTIGYVGYGIVLSGFLGEVEKGYRFGRVALSLLNQFNWREFKCITLLWFGCFIQHRQEALRATIPTAKEGYLVGMETGDFFNGGYSIISYFYNNFFAGVEIDAWEAEIENYCVALATVKQYSPIVYLKMTQQTVQNLREIVNQPDLLIGQAYDETVIFPQHNQNSELPALALAYNYKIMLAYLFGNYTNALDYIAQASLYLRGVAAMIHTPVFHFYAGLTYLVLCSTQSEIEQANTLALAETHQTTLAQWAHQAPMNYQHKVDLIEAEKCRLFGKNYEAGDWYDRAIAGAKKNEYIPEEALANELAAKFYLDWGKEKVAQSYMIEAYYCYWRWGAKAKVASLEQHYPQLLKAILQPANFVITSGTTTNPTWMGSLASVSSSENLWLDFPAVMMAAQAISQEIELEKLLATLMQITLANGGAQIGCLVLHQDRQWLVVAQAADKQTKILEIPLEQYQEIPQSLIYAVARTQATAVFDNLSKADQFAGDRYIIAHQPKSVLCTPIIRQGKLVGIVYLENNLTLGAFTNERVEILQILAAQAAISIDNARLYKQIEKYSQSLEAEVAQKTEDLSQKAFDLEQAFKHLQQTQSQLIQSEKMSSLGQLVAGIAHEINNPVTFIHSNLAHIEDYVKDLLILLDIYQQEYPEPSGVIQAKIEEMELEFIWKDLIKILESMKAGSDRISQIILSLRNFSRLDEADMKAVDLHTGIESTLLILQTRLRLSDGKSQIQVIKEYGNLPKVLCYASEINQVFLSIISNAIDALHSINKTDKNPVITIQTEVIEKNRVRIKINDNGAGIPTNIQSRIFDPFFTTKPVGSGTGLGLSVSYGIVKKHGGKLTCNSRVGEGTELAIEIPISYVRA; from the coding sequence ATGAATCCAGGTAGAGATTTAACCAGTCCAATTGCCGGATACCGTCTAATCGAGCAACTGTACAGTGGTTCTAAAACCATAGTTTATCGAGCCATTCGAGAAATGGATCGGCTCCCAGTTGTCATTAAACTATTAAATAGAGACTATCCCAGTTTCAGCGAACTGCTGCAATTCCGCAACCAGTATACCATCGCCAAAAATCTACGTCTGCCGGGAGTCGTTGAACCTTACAGTCTGGAATCCTACCGCAACAGCTATGCCCTAGTGATGGAGGATTTTGGGGGCATTTCTCTACGGCAATACGCCCAAGATGGGTTCCGAAGACGGCTCGGTGAAGCACCTAGGCGGACTTTAGCAGAAATCTTGGAAATTGCCATTCAAATAACTGACATTCTTGACGGACTGTACCGAAACCGAGTCATCCACAAAGATATTAAGCCAGCTAACGTCCTGATTCATCCTGAAACTACACAAGTCAAACTGATTGACTTTAGCATCGCCTCCCTACTTCCGAGAGAGACTCAAGAAATTCAAAATCCCAACGTCTTAGAGGGAACCCTCGCCTATATTTCTCCCGAACAAACCGGAAGAATGAACCGAGGCATCGACTACCGCAGTGACTTTTATTCTCTGGGAGCAACCTTTTACGAACTGCTGACAGGACAACTGCCATTTGAATGTGACGACCCGATGGAGTTGATTCACTGCCATATTGCCAAACAACCTCCTTTAATAAACAGCAAAAAAATCCCGCAGGTGGTTTCGGATATGGTGATGAAGCTGATGGCAAAAAATGCCGAACAGCGCTATCAAAGTGCCTGGGGATTGAAGCATGACTTAGAACGGTGTTTGCAGCAGTACCAAGAAACTGGAAAGATTGAAACTTTTGAGTTAGGAACGCGGGATGTATGCGATCGCTTCCTCATCCCCGACAAACTCTATGGACGAGCAACCGAAGTAGAAACGCTCATACACGCCTTTGAAAGAGTCAGCGAAGGTGCAACAGAAATGATGCTCGTTGCGGGTTTTTCAGGAATTGGAAAAACCGCAGTGATCAACGAAGTTCATAAACCCATTGTGCGGGAACGAGGTTATTTTATTAAAGGGAAATATGACCAATTTCAGCGCAACATTCCCTTTAGCGCCTTTGTGCAAGCATTCCGCGATTTAATGGGGCAATTGCTATCCGAATCAGATTGGCAATTAGAAACATGGAAAAGTCAGATATTAACGGCATTAGGAGACAACGGACAAGTCTTAATTGACGTAATTCCTGAGTTAGAAAATATTATCGGTAAACAGCCACCTCCCCTTGAATTATCGGGAACAGCCGCCCAAAATCGCTTTAATCTACTGTTGGCAAAATTTTTGCAAGTCTTTACCAGTAAAGAACATCCGTTAGTTATGTTTTTAGATGACTTGCAATGGGCAGATTCCGCATCACTGAACTTGCTTAAATTATTGATGCAAGATGCGGGGTATCTATTAATATTAGGTGCGTATCGAGATAATGAAGTCTCCCCCGTACATCCATTCATTTTAACAGTGGATGAAATTGTCAAAACTGGGGCAACGGTGAATATAATTACTTTACCGCCATTAAGGGAGCCTGATATGAATCAGTTAGTGGCAGATACGCTGAATTGTAAATCATCCCTAGCCCAGCCTTTAACAAAATTGGTATATCAAAAAACTCAAGGTAATCCTTTTTTTGCGACCCAGTTTCTCAAAGCATTACATGATGACAAGTTAGTTAGCTTTGATTGCGAGATTCAATATTGGCAATGCGATATTGCCCAAGTTAAAGCCTTAGCAATTACTGATGATGTCGTTGAATTCATGGCATTGCAATTACAGAAATTGCCCATAGAAACTCAGGATAGTCTCAAACTAGCTGCTTGTATTGGGGCGCAGTTTGATTTGAATACCTTAGTAATTGTCAGTGAGAAATCACCAGACAGTACCGCAACAGCTTTATGGAAAGCTTTGCAGGAAGGTTTGGTAATTCCTACTACCGAAATGTATAAGTTCTTTACCCAATCTGATAGTGAGGAAGTTTTCAATGCTTCCGCTAATCCGACTTATCGATTTTTACACGATCGCGTCCAACAAGCGGCTTATTCATTGATTCCTGACGAGCAAAAACAGCAGACCCATTACCATATTGGGCAACTACTCCAACAAAACTTATCAGAGATAGAAAAAGAGGAAAAGCTGTTTGATATTGTCGGGCATTTGAATTTAGGCATTGAGTTCATGACTCAAGCAGAGGAACGGGAAGCCTTAGCCAGATTGAACTTAGCAGCCGGAAAGAAAGCTAGAAATTCTACAGCCTATGCAGGCGCCAGAAGTTTTGTGAACACAGGGCTGGAGTTACTCACAGAAAACTGTTGGCAAACTCAGTATGAATTAACCCTAAATCTTTATGTGGCTGCGACTGAAGCGGCTTACTTAAATGCCGATTTTAATGGCATGGAAGAAATGGCAGCCCAGGTTTTGCGATCGGCGAAAACAATACTAGATAAAGTCAAGATATTTGAGATTCAAATCAACGCACTGACAACTCAGAATCAGATATTAGAAGCGATCGCTATCGGCACCAATACCCTAGCACAATTGGGGATTGAACTCCCCTCTGAAACTGACGAAACCTTGACAGGCATTGCATTACAAAACCTTGCCAACCAACTGGAGGGCAAAGAGATTGAGGAACTGGTTAACCTTCCCGCGATGAGCGATCCTCGGACAATCGCGGCGATGCAATTGTTAGGCATCTTGTTTCCGGCTATTTTTGTGGGAAATCCTGCCTTGCAGCCTCTACTTTGTGCCACAATGGTCAGTCTATCACTTCAATTTGGCAATGCACCAGGATCAACGATCGGGTATGTGGGTTATGGCATTGTGCTGTCTGGGTTTTTGGGAGAAGTAGAAAAGGGTTATCGCTTTGGGCGAGTAGCACTTAGCTTACTCAATCAGTTTAATTGGCGGGAATTTAAATGTATCACTTTACTTTGGTTTGGCTGTTTTATCCAGCATCGTCAAGAAGCACTGAGGGCAACAATCCCAACGGCGAAAGAAGGCTATTTAGTCGGAATGGAAACTGGTGATTTTTTCAATGGTGGCTACAGCATCATCAGTTATTTCTATAATAATTTTTTTGCAGGAGTAGAGATTGATGCTTGGGAAGCAGAAATAGAAAATTACTGTGTGGCTTTAGCGACTGTGAAGCAATATTCTCCTATCGTTTACCTGAAAATGACACAACAGACGGTGCAGAACTTGAGGGAAATTGTCAATCAACCGGATTTGTTAATCGGTCAGGCTTATGATGAAACCGTGATATTTCCTCAGCATAATCAGAATAGTGAGCTTCCTGCACTCGCTCTTGCCTATAACTACAAAATAATGCTTGCCTATCTCTTTGGCAACTACACCAACGCCCTAGACTACATTGCCCAAGCAAGCCTCTATTTGAGGGGAGTGGCAGCAATGATTCATACTCCGGTTTTCCATTTTTATGCCGGGTTAACGTACTTGGTACTCTGCTCTACGCAGTCAGAAATTGAGCAAGCGAACACTCTCGCTTTGGCAGAAACCCATCAAACTACTCTGGCTCAATGGGCACACCAAGCTCCCATGAATTATCAACATAAAGTTGACTTAATAGAGGCCGAAAAATGCCGGCTTTTCGGCAAGAATTATGAAGCTGGAGATTGGTACGATCGCGCAATTGCCGGAGCCAAGAAAAACGAATATATCCCAGAAGAAGCTTTAGCTAATGAACTAGCTGCGAAATTCTACTTAGATTGGGGGAAAGAAAAAGTTGCACAATCTTACATGATTGAGGCGTATTACTGCTATTGGCGTTGGGGTGCAAAGGCTAAAGTCGCTTCTTTAGAACAACACTATCCACAACTACTGAAAGCTATTCTCCAACCTGCTAACTTTGTAATCACATCTGGGACAACAACCAACCCTACCTGGATGGGAAGCCTAGCTAGCGTCAGTAGTAGCGAGAATTTATGGTTGGATTTTCCAGCAGTAATGATGGCGGCACAAGCCATTTCACAAGAAATTGAATTAGAGAAACTGTTAGCCACTTTGATGCAGATTACGCTTGCGAATGGGGGAGCACAAATCGGTTGTCTAGTGCTTCACCAAGACCGACAATGGTTAGTCGTCGCTCAAGCCGCAGACAAGCAGACAAAAATATTAGAAATTCCTCTGGAACAATATCAGGAAATTCCTCAGAGTTTGATTTATGCGGTGGCACGAACTCAAGCGACGGCTGTTTTTGACAACTTAAGTAAAGCCGACCAATTTGCAGGCGATCGCTATATTATCGCTCATCAACCTAAATCAGTTTTATGTACTCCAATTATTCGCCAAGGAAAACTCGTCGGTATTGTGTACTTAGAAAATAACTTAACACTGGGAGCATTTACTAATGAGCGAGTAGAAATTCTCCAGATACTCGCAGCTCAAGCGGCGATCTCTATTGATAATGCTCGTTTATATAAACAAATAGAGAAATATTCCCAAAGCTTAGAAGCAGAAGTAGCGCAAAAAACGGAAGATTTAAGCCAAAAAGCTTTTGATTTAGAGCAAGCATTTAAACACTTACAACAAACCCAATCACAATTAATTCAGAGCGAAAAAATGTCCTCTCTCGGTCAACTGGTAGCTGGGATTGCTCACGAAATCAACAATCCAGTAACATTTATTCATAGTAATCTTGCACATATAGAGGATTATGTCAAAGATTTGCTTATTTTACTTGATATTTATCAACAAGAGTATCCTGAACCCAGTGGAGTAATTCAAGCGAAAATAGAAGAAATGGAGTTAGAATTTATCTGGAAAGATTTAATTAAAATTCTGGAATCTATGAAAGCAGGGAGTGATCGCATTAGCCAAATTATCCTGAGTTTGCGTAACTTTTCCCGCTTAGATGAAGCCGACATGAAAGCAGTAGATTTACATACTGGAATTGAAAGCACTTTGCTAATTTTACAAACTCGCTTAAGACTGAGCGATGGCAAATCACAAATACAAGTTATTAAAGAGTATGGAAATCTGCCCAAGGTTCTTTGTTATGCTAGTGAGATCAATCAAGTATTTCTGAGTATTATCAGTAACGCTATTGATGCTCTTCACTCAATTAATAAAACCGATAAAAATCCTGTAATCACGATTCAGACTGAAGTTATAGAAAAAAACAGGGTTAGAATTAAAATCAATGATAATGGTGCCGGTATCCCGACTAATATTCAATCCCGAATATTCGATCCATTTTTTACAACTAAACCCGTGGGTAGCGGTACAGGTTTGGGTTTATCTGTTAGCTATGGTATTGTCAAAAAACATGGCGGTAAATTAACCTGTAATTCTAGAGTTGGAGAGGGTACAGAGTTAGCGATCGAGATTCCTATCAGCTATGTTAGAGCCTAA